The Microbacterium horticulturae genome has a window encoding:
- the ald gene encoding alanine dehydrogenase, whose translation MRISVPTEVKNNEFRVALTPAGVHDLVAAGHEVFVQRGAGEGSSMPDEEYTQAGATLLDDAGEVWDRAELLLKVKEPIASEYGHFRDDLVLFTYLHLAADRPLTERLLADGVTAIAYETVQLPSRSLPLLAPMSEVAGRLAPMVGAHTLMRSSGGRGLLMSGVPGTRSARVTVIGGGVAGANSAVIAAGMGSDVTVFDTNVARLRQLDDHFQGRIKTAASNPLDLDRAVVDSDLVIGSVLIPGSKAPKLVTNDMVSRMRPGSVLVDIAVDQGGCFADTHPTTHDDPTFAVHDTVFYCVANMPGAVPNTSTSALTNATLPYIRQVAAHGWREAMRADSALAAGLNTLGGRVTNAGVATAHDLDLAPVSEALG comes from the coding sequence ATGCGCATCAGCGTGCCCACCGAGGTGAAGAACAACGAGTTCCGGGTGGCGTTGACGCCGGCCGGAGTGCACGATCTGGTGGCCGCGGGCCACGAGGTGTTCGTGCAACGAGGCGCCGGCGAGGGCTCGTCCATGCCCGATGAGGAATACACGCAGGCCGGCGCGACCCTGCTCGACGACGCCGGCGAGGTGTGGGATCGTGCGGAGCTGCTGCTCAAGGTCAAGGAACCGATTGCGAGCGAGTACGGGCACTTCCGCGATGACCTGGTGCTGTTCACCTACCTGCATCTGGCCGCGGATCGTCCGCTCACCGAACGGCTGCTCGCGGACGGCGTGACGGCCATCGCGTACGAGACGGTGCAACTGCCCAGTCGCAGCCTGCCGCTGCTGGCTCCGATGAGCGAGGTCGCGGGACGTCTGGCGCCGATGGTCGGGGCGCACACGCTGATGCGCTCTTCCGGCGGCCGCGGACTGCTGATGTCGGGCGTGCCCGGCACGCGCTCCGCACGGGTGACGGTGATCGGCGGCGGAGTCGCCGGTGCGAACTCCGCCGTGATCGCAGCCGGGATGGGCTCCGATGTCACGGTGTTCGACACGAACGTCGCGCGTCTTCGGCAGCTCGATGACCACTTCCAGGGCCGAATCAAGACCGCGGCATCCAACCCCCTCGACCTTGATCGCGCCGTCGTCGACAGCGACCTCGTGATCGGGTCGGTGCTCATTCCGGGGTCGAAGGCGCCCAAGCTCGTCACGAATGACATGGTCTCGCGCATGCGGCCGGGGTCGGTGCTCGTCGACATCGCCGTCGATCAGGGCGGATGCTTCGCCGACACGCACCCGACCACGCATGACGACCCGACGTTCGCGGTGCACGACACGGTTTTCTACTGCGTCGCCAATATGCCCGGTGCCGTGCCGAATACGTCGACGTCGGCGCTGACCAACGCGACGCTGCCGTACATCCGGCAGGTGGCGGCGCACGGCTGGCGTGAGGCAATGCGTGCTGACAGCGCACTGGCGGCCGGTCTCAACACCCTTGGCGGGCGGGTGACGAACGCCGGGGTGGCCACCGCGCACGACCTCGATCTGGCGCCGGTCTCCGAGGCGCTCGGCTGA